The sequence CTCTCATCCGATGACGCTCTGAACCGATCAACCGCGGACCTCGCCAAGGTGTGTTCACTCAAATCCGCCTTGATGCAAGACCTCCTGACCGGGAGGAAGCGAGTGACAGGGCTGCTTAATGAGGGAGGGATCTCATGAGCGCCAAGAAAGCACCGAAGGAGCCGGATGATAAAGCCATCTCGCTCCTCAAGCTCAGTCACAGCGAAGCGAGAACGTTTTTTCTCAAAGGGGAGAGCTATTGCAGCTTTGATCTTCCACCTTATATCGGATTCGGCGCCCTACTGGAAAAGGTCAGCAAACTGCTGGTCGGGAAGGATCTCAAGAGCTTCTGCAAGGCCGACACAAGTCCTCGCGATTTTGATGATTTGAGCTACACCTTGTTCCACAACAAGGACGGCAAGTTCGCATGGCGTCCCTTGCAGCTCAGTCATCCAGCTCTTTACGTTTCTCTCGTTCACGCAATCACTGAGCAATCGGCATGGAAGGCGATCTGTGAGCGATTCAAGGAGTTCGCGAAGAACAAGCGGATCGTTTGTGCGAGTATTCCAATTCGATCGGCAACCTCGCAAAGCGACAAGGCCGAGCAAATTCTCCACTGGTGGGAGGATCTGGAGCAGCGCTCCATCGAGCTCTCGCTTGAATACGAGCATCTGGCACACACTGACATCACCGACTGCTACAGCTCGATTTACACCCATTCGATCGTCTGGGCGCTTCACACCCGGGAGGAAGCAAAGAAGAAGGCAAATCGAACTAACCCCGCTCTCATCGGGAATGTAATTGATTGGCACATTCAGGATATGAGCTACGGCCAAACCAACGGCATTCCGCAGGGTTCGGTCCTCATGGATTTCATTGCTGAAATTG comes from Luteolibacter flavescens and encodes:
- a CDS encoding RNA-directed DNA polymerase, producing the protein MSAKKAPKEPDDKAISLLKLSHSEARTFFLKGESYCSFDLPPYIGFGALLEKVSKLLVGKDLKSFCKADTSPRDFDDLSYTLFHNKDGKFAWRPLQLSHPALYVSLVHAITEQSAWKAICERFKEFAKNKRIVCASIPIRSATSQSDKAEQILHWWEDLEQRSIELSLEYEHLAHTDITDCYSSIYTHSIVWALHTREEAKKKANRTNPALIGNVIDWHIQDMSYGQTNGIPQGSVLMDFIAEIVLGYADTLIADEIKAAKISDYQILRYRDDYRIFVNNPAEGSEIVKIISKVLDGVVTRFPPT